The following coding sequences lie in one Arachis ipaensis cultivar K30076 chromosome B05, Araip1.1, whole genome shotgun sequence genomic window:
- the LOC107643684 gene encoding acyl-coenzyme A thioesterase 8-like isoform X3 — protein MPSVPPPDKLLSMEELRERRLIDPRLPKTYRNKIATTKFTPWPIEIRFCEPTTSTNQTKSPPSLNFWFRAREKLSDDQPCIVCQTIFNSGSEDYSQQKEEKHVDLIKSLKSSMDNLNKEANQEWGNIFRVQGNICHWQCIRKGSCFGD, from the exons ATGCCATCTGTGCCTCCACCAGATAAG CTTTTGTCAATGGAGGAGCTACGGGAGAGACGCCTTATTGACCCTCGTCTTCCAAA AACTTATCGGAACAAAATTGCTACAACTAAATTCACCCCTTGGCCAATAGAGATACGGTTCTGTGAACCTACTACTTCAACAAATCAGACCAAATCTCCTCCCAG TTTGAATTTTTGGTTTAGAGCAAGGGAAAAACTTTCAGATGATCAGCCTTGCATAG TATGCCAAACCATATTCAATTCTGGAAGTGAAGACTACTcacaacaaaaagaagaaaagcacGTGGATTTAATTAAAAGTTTGAAATCTAGCATGGACAACTTGAATAAGGAG GCTAATCAAGAATGGGGAAATATATTCCGTGTTCAAGGAAATATCTGTCACTGGCAATGCATTAGAAAGGGTTCTTGCTTTGGAGATTGA
- the LOC107643684 gene encoding uncharacterized protein LOC107643684 isoform X1 codes for MREVQNSFFGKSDLSFLCILRPLSVEIKKQELEIEAAQKEELGFDHQEVAMPSVPPPDKLLSMEELRERRLIDPRLPKTYRNKIATTKFTPWPIEIRFCEPTTSTNQTKSPPSLNFWFRAREKLSDDQPCIVCQTIFNSGSEDYSQQKEEKHVDLIKSLKSSMDNLNKEANQEWGNIFRVQGNICHWQCIRKGSCFGD; via the exons ATGCG ggaAGTGCAGAATTCATTCTTTGGGAAATCAGATTTGTCATTTCTTTGCATCTTGCGCCCTCTTTCTGTTGAGATCAAAAAGCAAGAATTGGAAATTGAAGCAGCTCAG AAAGAAGAATTAGGTTTTGACCACCAGGAGGTAGCCATGCCATCTGTGCCTCCACCAGATAAG CTTTTGTCAATGGAGGAGCTACGGGAGAGACGCCTTATTGACCCTCGTCTTCCAAA AACTTATCGGAACAAAATTGCTACAACTAAATTCACCCCTTGGCCAATAGAGATACGGTTCTGTGAACCTACTACTTCAACAAATCAGACCAAATCTCCTCCCAG TTTGAATTTTTGGTTTAGAGCAAGGGAAAAACTTTCAGATGATCAGCCTTGCATAG TATGCCAAACCATATTCAATTCTGGAAGTGAAGACTACTcacaacaaaaagaagaaaagcacGTGGATTTAATTAAAAGTTTGAAATCTAGCATGGACAACTTGAATAAGGAG GCTAATCAAGAATGGGGAAATATATTCCGTGTTCAAGGAAATATCTGTCACTGGCAATGCATTAGAAAGGGTTCTTGCTTTGGAGATTGA
- the LOC107643684 gene encoding uncharacterized protein LOC107643684 isoform X2, whose product MREVQNSFFGKSDLSFLCILRPLSVEIKKQELEIEAAQKEELGFDHQEVAMPSVPPPDKLLSMEELRERRLIDPRLPKTYRNKIATTKFTPWPIEIRFCEPTTSTNQTKSPPSLNFWFRAREKLSDDQPCIVCQTIFNSGSEDYSQQKEEKHVDLIKSLKSSMDNLNKELEKMKKENSTPS is encoded by the exons ATGCG ggaAGTGCAGAATTCATTCTTTGGGAAATCAGATTTGTCATTTCTTTGCATCTTGCGCCCTCTTTCTGTTGAGATCAAAAAGCAAGAATTGGAAATTGAAGCAGCTCAG AAAGAAGAATTAGGTTTTGACCACCAGGAGGTAGCCATGCCATCTGTGCCTCCACCAGATAAG CTTTTGTCAATGGAGGAGCTACGGGAGAGACGCCTTATTGACCCTCGTCTTCCAAA AACTTATCGGAACAAAATTGCTACAACTAAATTCACCCCTTGGCCAATAGAGATACGGTTCTGTGAACCTACTACTTCAACAAATCAGACCAAATCTCCTCCCAG TTTGAATTTTTGGTTTAGAGCAAGGGAAAAACTTTCAGATGATCAGCCTTGCATAG TATGCCAAACCATATTCAATTCTGGAAGTGAAGACTACTcacaacaaaaagaagaaaagcacGTGGATTTAATTAAAAGTTTGAAATCTAGCATGGACAACTTGAATAAGGAG TTGGAAAAGATGAAAAAAGAGAATTCAACTCCTTCATGA